From one Anopheles cruzii chromosome 3, idAnoCruzAS_RS32_06, whole genome shotgun sequence genomic stretch:
- the LOC128271272 gene encoding galactosylgalactosylxylosylprotein 3-beta-glucuronosyltransferase P — MLRSYKLYLMLLVSSIFFIVCQNQGSITNLVSNVSATSGTGSDEDPVGPQGLVGADSDLTAFGEPEPGLAEKIRSRSLNFKELPLKLDRSSSTSAATSSSAAAATSPTSASTTVSTTTTSTTTTSTTTTEKPTVVSKETAPDSVGQQAAYRFPVDTAVLPPLYIITPTYRRPEQIPELTRLGYTLKHVQNVLWIVVEDADSCTETVARLLDEIGVPYVQLAASMPSQYRKHKVKPRGVSNRNRALQWIRANATEGILYFADDDNTYNLKLFEQLRRVRKVAMFPVGLISKFQVSSPIVKNGTITGFYDGWLGGRKYALDMAGFAVSVKFLHSRPKAQMPFKPGYEEDGFLRSLEPLELKEVDLLASNCTEILTWHTQARKNPPAPALDRSKYSGTNLLKLTNWLV, encoded by the exons ATGCTCCGATCGTACAAACTGTAtctgatgctgctggtcagCTCGATCTTCTTCATCGTGTGCCAGAACCAGGGTTCGATCACGAATCTCGTCAGCAACGTGTCCGCCAcgtccgggaccgggtccgACGAAGATCCGGTCGGCCCCCAGGGACTGGTGGGGGCCGATAGCGACCTAACGGCGTTcggggaaccggaaccggggctTGCGGAGAAGATCCGCTCCAGGAGTCTTAACTTCAAGGAGCTGCCACTGAAGCTCGACCGCTCATCGTCGACGTCGGCCGCAACTAGcagttcggcggcggccgcaacAAGTCCCACGTCCGCCTCGACGACGGtgtccacgacgacgacgtcgacgacgactacTTCTACGACGACCACCGAGAAACCGACGGTGGTTAGCAAAGAAACAGCGCCGGACAGTGTCGGACAGCAG GCAGCGTATCGATTTCCGGTGGACACGGCCGTGCTGCCGCCACTGTACATCATCACACCGACgtaccggcggccggagcagATCCCGGAGCTTACCCGGCTCGGTTACACGCTGAAGCACGTGCAGAACGTCCTGTGGATTGTGGTGGAAGACGCGGACAGCTGCACCGAGACCGTGGCCCGCCTGCTGGACGAGATCGGTGTGCCGTACGTGCAGCTCGCAG CGTCCATGCCGTCGCAGTATCGCAAGCATAAAGTAAAACCACGAGGAGTTTCCAACCGCAATCGGGCGCTCCAGTGGATCCGGGCAAACGCCACCGAAGGGATCCTGTActttgccgacgacgacaacaccTACAATCTGAAGCTGTTCGAGCAG CTTCGCCGAGTGCGCAAGGTGGCCATGTTCCCGGTCGGGCTGATATCGAAGTTTCAGGTGAGCTCACCGATCGTGAAGAACGGCACGATAACGGGCTTCTACGATGGGTGGCTCGGTGGGCGCAAATACGCCCTGGACATGGCCGGGTTCGCCGTGTCCGTCAAGTTTCTGCACTCCCGCCCCAAAGCCCAGATGCCGTTCAAACCGGGCTACGAAGAGGACGGCTTCCTGCGCAGCCTGGAGCCGCTCGAGCTGAAGGAGGTGGACCTGCTAGCGTCCAACTGTACGGAG ATTCTGACGTGGCACACGCAGGCGAGGAAAAATCCGCCAGCTCCGGCCCTCGACCGCTCCAAGTACTCCGGCACGAACCTGCTCAAGCTGACGAACTGGCTGGTGTAG